The window actggacgcccTGCCGTTCGAACCTCACCTCCTATATCAAAGGGACACTCCAGCCCCCCTGATGGAAGCTTGTGTCTACCAAGTGAGAGAAAGAGCATTGACCAACAAACTCAGGGTTTTACCTAAGGCTATGTTCACTACGGGCATGTGATGCTTGTTCAACAACACACTGATTgcaggttcttgaacacacttttAGCATGCGTGTAGTATTCACACTGACACTACCACTACTACATCATACAGTTGGAAGaaacttggtgtgaaatgtcagtACGTTGCAAATATTGCAACTCTTCCTctgtgctttttctttcacagccaTTCTTATTCTTACAAATGAAAAACGTAGTGATATAATTCTGTCCGGGCAcaaattagttatttatttctccttcgtgatcaattttttaatggttgacacttcagtaaattaaaaagatactACCCATATGTTAGGACCAAAttcgagtccctgattggtcaaagttcaaatgATTTAACTTTCAAGCGCCACATTTTGTACAAAGAGCCCAAAACAGACTTGAAACTTTTGTAGTGATGCTTGAATGTGAGATTTATACGTCTTTACATagactttcattggaagtggtcacttgaacaccCGTTTTCGAGCCCAGTGTGAGCATAGCATAAGAATCAGCTTTCTCCTACAACGTCCACATAACTACCCacacctgtcagtctcaccTGTCAATCTCACACTCCATCACATCCTTATCTGCTCCTAGACTACTCAGATACTTAAGCTCCTCAAGTTAGGCGACTCATTCCTTATCTGGAGGGGCCGTTGTCCTTTTTGTGGCTAAGAATCCTAGTTTTAAAATCTAAAGGTTCTGATTTTTCATTCCCTCTTCTGCAGGCTGAGGTTTGAACAAAGAGAGGTGGAGGTCATGGCTTTCTAAAACCAAAATGATCTCAGGATCAGGCAGGATTTTGAGTCGTAGTAGAATTATCTTTCTCCATTTGACTCCACCAAGAATAAATCTGCAGAAAGTTATGAACAGAATCTGTGACAACACTAAACTCTGATGGAATCCAACTCTTGCTAAAGTCTGAGTAAACCAAGATCGAAAAGGGTTCAAAAGGCCTCTTCCAGAGCACCCCCTCATGAGATACCCTAAGGAACATGCTTGAATGCTTCCTCCAAGTCCCCAAAGCAACTGTGGGTTTGAGGTATAAACTTCAAAGTCCTTCGAAGGTCAAACTAAAAAGGAAAGGatttcttaaaagttttttgcCTCTTTTGGAAGGATTTGTTAAGAGTTCCACCTTAACAAATGTCCCTGCATCTTAGCagaagatttatttaaatgagcTCCTGTCTCTCTGAATCACCTCCACTGGTGAGGAAAGGTTCTGTGGCATCAGACAGTCTTAGCTGGTCTTTCTGACGTATTCCAAATGCATTCCTAAGTGCTATCCGATGTTTTCATTCTGCAGTGAAGCCATGAATGAATGGAGATGCTTCCTTAATTAATCATTTGCatgtaaaaatgctgtttgcaCCACAAGTTATTAGATACAGCAATGACAACAACAGCAGAGCAGAAGTGCCATTACGCTGAATGTGACAATGAGGCACTCGAGGAAGAGCGGAGGCAAGCAGATGTGTTTTGTGTGCTAAGTTCTCCCGTGTTGGCCTCGAAAACCAGAACAAAGATGAAGAGGGGAAGAATGAGAAATGTTCAGGACTGAGCTGATCCTGGTTTGCTGCAGCTCGTCTTTGTCTCGGTTTTAAGCTAATTCTCAGTGTCATTCTATCTTTTTTACGTCTGCACTGCAAAAACGATATTAAAAGGGCCTTAAAAAACTGCCTTATTTTCTGACttgtaagaaaaataatcttattgagaacgtttttcaatagcaaaataatcttaattgaGAAAAACATGCCTTAGTAACTACATTGtcttcttaaaataagaaaactctaaaaccatTTTATGGcaactttctgtttatttaaagacgttttttttttacattttaagagttttgacttatttctggGAGGACTGTTTTTGCAGTGGAATACTGGTATTGTtcagttttgggtttttttaccATAAAGATAGGATCTTTAAGAACAAGAAGAAAGAGTTTAACTAAATCCTAATGTAATAATTTACCAATTTAATCAGGAAGGTTTCCACTTTTTACTTCTTTTGATCAAAGCATTAGTACTGCATTAATGGGGATTATTAGTTAAATGATGCTGTGATTATTACTTTAACCaaacaaacaggatttttttcagtaacaacattttttttgtgttgttgtggaTCCTGCAGATTCTGGATCTATCTGTTAagtttttgaaatcattttatttattttgttaacaaaaatacaaattaatattgaaaaaaagtagCATGAAGTTCTGTTAACCGGTCCACACAGTTGTTGAAATAATTGATCATTGGGtcctttttttaaggttttcttgACATTTAAACAGTTTGTGATGTAGCCCAAGCAATGATAGAAGTTGCTGAGCAACCagatctgcttttattttgaaaaactcaaaaataatgGAGAGCTTGTAGCTTTGAAAATGTTGGTATTAATCaaaactgtgaagtttttatacctttttatttaaatattttttaaagacctgTACAATGTTTCCATCTTCTTTTCAGATATGGTACCAAATCAGTAagataattattaaaaagtgtaaaactgcattttttattaaatatttttcccctTCATGCCTTAAATTATTTCCATCAATCTTCAAAATCAATGGAATCATTTTTGGGGCCTCAGGGTTGCTGTGGGGTACATCCTGATCAGGTCCCCAATCTGTTGCAGGGTCACATTCAATAACATGCATGGTGGTAATTATTAGAGTCACGATGTGAcagatgaagcatgtttttggactgtgggaggaagccacaGTATGTGTATGCATCCAGGGCCTTGTCACTGTGAGGCAAGTGTGCTAAGAATTGTGCAGccctgaatttatttctaattaaatgtaaaaaatatatgcatTGTTATTTTTGGTCAGGGGGAGGTTGAATTAAGTGAATTAAAGAGTATATCGCAAATCAGCAACATTTAGTGTGAAAGGAGTTGTTTAATTGTTTCAGgtaaataataatttctggCTGTGAGGTTTATGAATGAAACATCTAacattgtatttaaaatatacagtcatcatgtttttgttttagaacatGACCAGTTTGTACATGGCATTAAAGCAAGAGTGGGACATGATAATACGTTCTAAAATACCAAAAGTGCTGCATGTGAGGTTGCAGGGGTAAATTCCTGCCTTCGCTTTAATTAtgtgcttaatatttcaaatgtttatatACTCACTGGAATCTGTCACCAAATGTTTTGAGAGCAGGAGAGGGAAAGCGGCACCTCAGCCTGGGAGGGGGGCTTGCCTGCAGCCAGAAGAGGTGACCCCTACATGCCTGCAGGCACCACACAGGAACCCGTTAAATCAATGCTGCGGCTAATTGCTGTTGGAAGTGAATGGAGGGACCCGGGTTAGAGCAATGGGATCAATGTTTATTGTGTGGATGAGCCAGCCATTGTGGCTGAATAAActcaaattagactttttttttcttgatttccaTATGAGAAGCAGAGAAACAACGGAGCCTAATCCCTCCACGCTGAGCTGCAGGTGTGGGACAAAAGTGATGAGGgatgttttttaaggttattaaCAGGAAAACTGCTGTTGTGGGGCGGCAACATGCTGGGATAAGCAAGGCTTTAAATCTGGAGGGATTGAGGGAAACCTCCCTCCTCACCAAACTTCTATTGTGGCTGCAAAGTTATGAGTTTGTCCTCCTATATGTCTCTTCATTGAAACCTACTAAATATGAATTAGTGGGTGGTCCAAAACCAAAGCTGTGACATTCCTGCAGAACCACTTCATGCATGGAGCTCAGCAGGTTTTGCACGGATCCATGAAGGATCTCATGTGGATAAAAGTTTCCTCTGTGGTTCTGAGGAAAGGCTGCAGCGTGGATTCATTACATTCTTAGAACACTTGGGTTATTGATTTAACCCAATGTTgggttttaatttattttattttaacctaattaatggttatttttttacccaaacgtttagttatttttctgaCCCAGATATTCATCGTCATTGATTTTAAACTGTTGAAATAAAATGCATGtatgaaaataataatgattcATGTCTAATAAAATTGTGAGTAttattatatcattttttagcACTTATTATACAAttatacaacaaaaacactctGAAATCACttcaaaaaatctaaacattgaCGGAAATCATgataaaattcaaaaacttaCAGTGTTATCTTTATATCACAATTATCTAAAATGATCAGaaaggttttgttttcaaagtgttgttgatctttttgtagttttgacaTCTCTTCATCCAGAATTTCACTATTTGGTTAAGTATTCAagcttccatttttttaatcaaggacCAGTTCCATATTTTCCAGAGCTCTTCTCCATCTGCAAGATTCCTGATTGTTCCCAGTATTCCCAAACCCTCAGGCTTCATGTGACTGAAGCGAAGTAGAACAAATGTCATTGCGCATGTCTTTTTCCTGTTCCTGCAGCCACACTGGAGTCTGAGCCTTGGGTCAGGTCTGCAGATCTGAACAGCACAAACAAGAGTGACTGAGGAGAAAACATAATATGTCTGATATGTATCTGTCTGAAACTGTAAATATGAGTGGagcttttttgttaatttactgGTTTGAGTTCTGATCAGGTTTGTTGGTTTTTGCAGCCTCTGTCTGGTAGAGTTCTGCAGGAAAACGCGCTGCATTCTAGTAGAAGAAGGAGGTTGCCCTGCGTCATGCACTCGCACTCCCCACCCGTGCGCGTGCACTAAAAGGCCCGCACGCACGAGTCCGCTGCGCATCGATTGAAACTCCCCCTCAGCCCCGCGGCCTCTCTCTGCCCTCCTCCGACCATCGAGCCTTTTCTtccctcctctcctctttcCTCCGTCTCTCTTTCAGACTGAAAACACAAACCGCTTCCCGCGGAGCCGCTTGTCCGTCTTTTCTCCTCTGCGCGCGGATGAGGCGCTTCtggagctgaggaggaggacCAACGCTCCTCAACAGGTGGATGCGGAACCTTGTCGGTTCATGAGAGCGAGGAGCCTCCGAGGGCTTGTAGGGAAGGGGGGTTACTCTTGTTTTAAGGAACGCGCACGCAGGTGGAGCGGGTGCCAACGACCGGACACGGTCCGAGCGCGGAGGACGCGTCTGCGCGCTCGGAGCTGCAGCTCGGTGAGGGCCGTTGATGTCAGGGGTTCCGCGGCGCTTAGGGGCGGGCCCTGCCAGCGAGTGTCACTCAGCCGTCTGCTCATGTGACCATAAAGAGGTGAACTCCAACTCTGACTCAACTTCTTCTCAAATTGCGCAGCGCAGAGGCGGCTGCGGGTTTCTGCGTCCTCTGTCTGCTCTGCTTAATGAGGATTAGCCCATCACCCCTGGATGCTGCTGCGGCGGGGAGGGGGGCGGCCATTTGAATACAAATGCAAGGCAGAGTGACAGCACGGTGCCCATGAGAGTGACGTGTCGTGTCTGTTCTGCGGGAGCTCAGGACCGTGAAGAGACGCGCGGCAGCTGGAGCGGTACCCGCACCTCCTCATTCTGACTTCTGCTGCGAACGGCGGAGGCAGCATGGCAACTTCTGCCTCTCTGGAGACGGTGATGTCCTGCGGCAGGACAGGCCCGGCCGCGCCTCCGAAGAGCCTGGCCTTCTCCATCGACCGCATCATGGCCAAGAGCGCGGAGCCGCGGCGCAGCGCGGAGGAGCGCGCCGAGGGGAAGAAGGTGCTGGGGCTCTGCTCCCCCATCCCCTGCATGATCCCGCTGCAGCCCTTCAGCTACGACCTGCAGGCCAAGGCGCTGATGAACTACTCGGACCTGTGGAGAGCCAGTTTCAGAGGAGCCCTGTGCGGCTCCGCGGCTGCTCCATGCAAAGGGGGCTGCGCCATGTGCGGCAAAGCGGAGCCCGGCCTGAAGCAGCCGCTGCTGGCGCCGGGCAGCCGGGTGGTGAAGCCACAGGTCATCCACCAGGCCGTGGCCGTGCCCAGCTGCGGCTCGCTCTACTACCTCAACTACCTGGACTCCGCGTACCAGCAGTCGGAGCTGCTGGCGGGACACTGGCTCTCCGGGCCGCAGGCGCAGGCCTCCCTGTCGGCGCATCACAGACTCCTGCTGCTGGAGAACGCAAAACTGAGCGGTGCGGGCGCCGAGAAGCTGCCCACACCGCAGTACCCGCACAAGGAGCACCTGCCGGGCCAGCTGGACCAAATCGTCAAGGAGAACCAGAGTCTGAGCTCCGAGAAGAGCGGAGTGAAGGCGCACAGTCGGctgagcggcggcggcggcgtggacgggaaacacaaaaactttaccTGTGAGGTGTGCGGAAAGGTAAAATCCGCGCGCGTGAGCGTCCGtgcttttacacatttttattctgattgttttgatatctttaattttgttatttaatttacttttacaaatattttccctgtatatttattttcagaatgtTTCATTTGCAGAGATGTcaacatttcatatttttttaagttattttttgacagtttttttttaacttctttgcAGGTTTTTAACGCGCACTACAACCTAACCAGACACATGCCCGTGCACACCGGCGCGCGGCCCTTCGTCTGCAAAGTGTGCGGGAAAGGTTTCCGGCAGGCGAGCACATTGTGCAGACACAAGATCATCCACACGCAGGTGCGTGCGGCGCGTGCGCGTTCCATTTGATAGTTTTAGTTAATtcggttttttttaattattattatatttttttaatttgtaatgatgtatttattttctactttttcagGAAAAGCCTCATAAATGTAACCAGTGCGGGAAAGCCTTCAACAGGAGCTCTACGCTGAACACGCACGTGCGGATCCACGCGGGCTACAAACCGTTCGTGTGCGAGTTTTGCGGGAAAGGATTCCATCAAAAAGGTgagccagaaccagaactgggAAGGTTCTGTTGATTTTAGTTtcacttgttttatttgagtttttgtttttattattttatatcaagattgtagaaattcaaataaaaataaaaataataaaaaaaatatttattgcgGTGtccttaaacaaacaaataaataaattaaaagttaaacatggCTGTGTTTTGATGAGTTCCGATATAAACGCGTCCGCGTGCTGGTGGTGGTTGAGCGCGCGGGTTACCTGCGGGCACCTGTCTGGTTTGGGGACTTACTCCGGCGTACAGATTACCTGCAGAGCTGTATGGCtccggtgtttttttttttaaattactgatttgtaaaaagtttgactttctttgtgtgtgtgtgtgcacaaatcCTTGAAAATAAATGTCCCCAAACCCCTCCCCACCCAAACAGCTGTATTCCTTGGTTACTCTGAATTTGGCCAATTTCGCCTTATTGCAAATTCAGaggaaaaatgaatacaaatataTGAAGTTTTGGTAATTGATTTGCACAAATATATGAAGTTTTGGTAATTGATTTgcacttttcttttgttggttGCGTTTTGTTTACTGCTCAGAGTGCGCGTGCACCGCAGGTCTCTGCAAGTTGATCAAATCTGCGGAAAATGACTTTGGTTTCCTGTCATcttaattttgaataaatatttatcctgggattttattt is drawn from Oryzias melastigma strain HK-1 linkage group LG5, ASM292280v2, whole genome shotgun sequence and contains these coding sequences:
- the fezf2 gene encoding fez family zinc finger protein 2 gives rise to the protein MATSASLETVMSCGRTGPAAPPKSLAFSIDRIMAKSAEPRRSAEERAEGKKVLGLCSPIPCMIPLQPFSYDLQAKALMNYSDLWRASFRGALCGSAAAPCKGGCAMCGKAEPGLKQPLLAPGSRVVKPQVIHQAVAVPSCGSLYYLNYLDSAYQQSELLAGHWLSGPQAQASLSAHHRLLLLENAKLSGAGAEKLPTPQYPHKEHLPGQLDQIVKENQSLSSEKSGVKAHSRLSGGGGVDGKHKNFTCEVCGKVFNAHYNLTRHMPVHTGARPFVCKVCGKGFRQASTLCRHKIIHTQEKPHKCNQCGKAFNRSSTLNTHVRIHAGYKPFVCEFCGKGFHQKGNYKNHKLTHSGEKQYKCSICNKAFHQVYNLTFHMHTHNDKKPFTCATCGKGFCRNFDLKKHIRKLHDNGFAAASEASRELQS